The Pseudodesulfovibrio sp. zrk46 genome contains a region encoding:
- a CDS encoding DUF1007 family protein, whose protein sequence is MTKQRSPFFFPALLLLALLLLTPATPAKAHPHVYIDATLTFKVDESGLKALHQHWLFDEIFSSAIMADLELTPETLGTTLGQEKLRNGAFAYLANYDYFTFVETGGKRVPITETTGFKATVSEGRLIYDFTVPLNLPFDQLKDCRVAVFDKEYYSDILLMKDAIGFEVDGMVQVSHVVRPAKDQTYWQFIVPEAIHLSLSNTPGSDTDLPLAAMEEAEAPSLMERVMGMVRDIQKQLTLKLNGFGMDIRGNPFGSALWMFLGLSFLYGVVHAVGPGHGKSVVCSYFLSNPGSLFTGAVMGNAITFVHMGSAAVAVGIAYLVFSSGMGGFAEASRALQPASYALLALMGLFLFGKTIRDLIKGGLIPAACEHGESLEEDQNMRRVLTVSFVTGLVPCPGAAVILAFAIGQDIFWAGMLALFAMAVGMGVTTTLFAWAAVAARNVTLKLSGKNRSLFNWVYGALSLCGAAAIALFGAALFMSSNVWH, encoded by the coding sequence ATGACCAAACAGCGAAGCCCTTTTTTCTTTCCTGCCCTGCTCCTTCTGGCGCTACTCCTGCTCACCCCGGCAACCCCGGCCAAGGCTCACCCGCACGTATACATCGATGCGACCCTGACCTTTAAAGTGGACGAGTCAGGCCTCAAGGCCCTGCATCAACACTGGCTGTTCGATGAGATCTTCAGCAGCGCCATCATGGCAGACCTGGAACTGACGCCCGAGACACTGGGCACCACCCTGGGGCAGGAAAAACTTCGCAATGGCGCCTTCGCCTACCTCGCCAACTACGACTACTTCACCTTTGTGGAGACCGGCGGCAAACGCGTTCCCATCACTGAAACCACCGGATTCAAGGCCACTGTTTCCGAAGGCCGCCTGATCTACGACTTCACGGTCCCGCTCAATCTGCCCTTTGATCAACTCAAGGATTGCCGCGTGGCTGTCTTTGACAAGGAATATTACTCGGACATCCTGCTGATGAAGGATGCCATCGGCTTCGAGGTGGACGGCATGGTACAGGTCAGCCACGTGGTTCGTCCGGCCAAGGACCAGACCTATTGGCAATTCATCGTACCCGAGGCGATCCATCTCTCCCTGTCCAACACACCCGGCTCGGACACGGACCTCCCCTTGGCCGCCATGGAAGAAGCCGAAGCTCCCAGCCTCATGGAACGGGTCATGGGCATGGTGCGCGACATTCAGAAGCAGCTCACCCTCAAGCTCAACGGCTTCGGCATGGACATTCGCGGCAACCCGTTCGGCTCGGCCCTCTGGATGTTCCTCGGCCTGTCCTTCCTGTACGGCGTGGTCCACGCAGTGGGCCCCGGACACGGCAAGAGCGTTGTCTGCTCCTATTTCCTGTCCAACCCCGGTTCACTCTTCACGGGCGCAGTCATGGGTAATGCCATCACCTTTGTCCACATGGGATCGGCCGCCGTTGCCGTGGGCATAGCCTATCTCGTCTTTTCCTCCGGCATGGGCGGATTTGCCGAGGCCAGCCGCGCACTCCAGCCAGCCAGCTACGCCCTGCTCGCCCTCATGGGACTCTTTCTCTTTGGCAAGACCATCCGCGATCTGATCAAGGGAGGCCTGATTCCGGCAGCTTGCGAACACGGCGAATCCCTCGAAGAAGACCAGAACATGCGCCGGGTGCTCACGGTATCCTTTGTGACCGGCCTTGTGCCCTGCCCGGGTGCAGCCGTCATCCTCGCCTTTGCCATCGGTCAGGACATATTCTGGGCAGGCATGCTCGCCCTCTTCGCCATGGCCGTGGGCATGGGCGTCACCACCACCCTCTTTGCCTGGGCCGCGGTGGCCGCCCGCAACGTGACCCTCAAGCTGTCCGGCAAGAACCGCTCCCTGTTCAACTGGGTATACGGCGCCCTCTCCCTCTGCGGAGCTGCCGCCATCGCCCTGTTCGGCGCCGCTCTCTTCATGAGCAGCAACGTCTGGCACTAA
- a CDS encoding transporter substrate-binding domain-containing protein, giving the protein MKKLIPYIMVLGVLVFSAATAMAESLRITTVGLPPYGYKDKGEFVGMSYEIGNALAEKSGYEPNNKLAPLARAVNDLASGTTDVVIMFPTPNVERVAHSVGTVMNVQCVVLARSETVLRSERDLRGKTLASVRGALYDSGACKRNGVILQPVENYEQGVKMLLARRVDGVIGPRLGLLYTVEKMRLPPKAFGKPFVVTTTPACLFLSTKSDSPEMRDRLAKALEVLGSDGTIKNIVSKYSL; this is encoded by the coding sequence ATGAAGAAGCTTATTCCATATATTATGGTGCTCGGCGTACTGGTCTTTTCGGCTGCCACAGCCATGGCCGAGTCGCTGCGTATTACCACTGTCGGCCTGCCCCCGTACGGATACAAGGACAAGGGGGAGTTCGTCGGGATGAGCTATGAAATTGGCAACGCGTTGGCGGAGAAATCCGGTTATGAACCGAACAACAAGCTCGCTCCTCTGGCCCGGGCCGTCAATGATCTCGCCTCCGGCACCACTGATGTGGTCATCATGTTTCCCACACCCAATGTAGAGCGTGTCGCCCATAGCGTTGGCACAGTCATGAATGTGCAATGTGTAGTCTTGGCGCGGTCCGAGACGGTGCTTCGTTCAGAGCGGGACCTCAGAGGCAAGACGCTGGCTTCCGTGCGTGGCGCCCTCTATGACAGTGGTGCATGCAAGCGCAACGGTGTGATTCTCCAGCCGGTGGAGAATTACGAGCAGGGAGTGAAAATGCTCCTTGCCCGGCGGGTGGACGGCGTGATCGGTCCCCGGCTTGGGTTATTGTATACGGTGGAAAAGATGCGCCTGCCCCCAAAGGCGTTTGGCAAGCCGTTTGTCGTGACGACGACCCCGGCGTGTCTGTTTCTTTCAACAAAATCTGATTCGCCCGAAATGCGTGACCGTCTGGCTAAGGCATTGGAAGTCCTTGGCTCGGATGGAACGATTAAAAATATTGTATCAAAATATTCATTATAA
- a CDS encoding PAS domain-containing sensor histidine kinase has protein sequence MSPEKPKVRRSFFANRSRSISRDLTGSLVVIVLVIATAMGGYIYWQQSEEMWETAEEKGEDTITSVAEILAVPIWNLDYDNARLIGSVYTHDDMVQGIRIYGSRNEVVFAHEKFSGTQADFSKVRSIVFEGRTIGRAEIDFTLARDKKRLNEQMFVSSMIIVVAISVILAITGLLLRVFLNKPLQVLQQGIARVAKGDFSYEFGEVYHAELLEIAKRFRRMSAEIEAREKKLQAMNKTLQEAEEKYRGIFENAIEGIFQATPDGVLRRANPAMARIFGYDSLDEFLSNVRSLGSRIMVNPDSMQDFYQQVRDRGEVKRFEAEYYRRDGKTIWGSLNARAIYGETSELVFIEGILEDITDRKKAEQDLADLNRHLEQLVRDRTEDLVNKARELEEANQRLRELDEMKSAFLSSVSHELRTPLTSILGFSKLLHKEFARNFLPLAADQKPLLKRGERIQENLSIISHEGERLTRLINDVLDLNKIESGRMGWRDERINLTEIIEFAVQAVTGMFSQNPDVDLVTEIDPTLPTILADPDRMQQVLINLLNNAAKFTEEGTVTVRAFPRFGQVRVEVQDTGMGILPEDQAQIFEKFHQTRTDTMEDKPKGTGLGLTICREIIEHYGGRIWVESEGDHGSTFIFTLPVSQ, from the coding sequence ATGAGCCCCGAAAAGCCAAAAGTCCGGCGATCATTTTTCGCCAATCGCAGCCGCTCCATCTCCCGTGACCTGACGGGCAGCTTGGTCGTGATCGTTCTGGTCATTGCCACGGCCATGGGCGGCTATATTTATTGGCAGCAATCCGAGGAGATGTGGGAGACTGCTGAAGAGAAAGGCGAAGACACCATCACTTCGGTGGCCGAAATCTTGGCCGTTCCCATCTGGAACCTCGACTACGACAACGCCCGCCTCATCGGTTCGGTCTACACTCACGACGACATGGTGCAGGGCATCCGTATCTATGGCTCTCGCAACGAGGTCGTTTTTGCCCACGAGAAATTTTCCGGCACCCAGGCTGATTTCAGCAAGGTTCGCTCCATCGTATTTGAAGGGCGCACCATCGGTCGTGCCGAAATAGATTTTACCCTTGCCCGAGACAAGAAACGACTCAACGAGCAGATGTTCGTTTCGAGTATGATTATCGTGGTGGCCATCTCGGTTATTCTCGCCATCACCGGTCTGTTGCTCAGAGTCTTCCTCAACAAACCGCTTCAGGTGCTCCAGCAGGGCATTGCCCGAGTCGCCAAAGGTGACTTCTCCTACGAGTTCGGAGAAGTGTACCATGCGGAGTTATTGGAGATTGCCAAGCGGTTCCGGCGCATGTCCGCCGAGATTGAGGCCCGTGAGAAGAAACTGCAGGCCATGAACAAGACGCTTCAGGAAGCCGAGGAAAAATACCGCGGCATCTTTGAGAACGCCATTGAAGGTATTTTCCAGGCCACGCCCGACGGTGTGCTGCGCCGCGCCAACCCGGCCATGGCCCGTATCTTTGGCTACGACTCCCTCGATGAGTTCCTTTCCAACGTCCGCTCTCTCGGTTCCCGCATTATGGTCAATCCCGATTCCATGCAGGACTTCTATCAGCAGGTGCGTGACCGCGGCGAGGTCAAGCGTTTCGAGGCCGAGTACTACCGCCGCGACGGCAAGACCATCTGGGGTTCCCTCAACGCCCGCGCCATTTACGGTGAGACCAGTGAGCTGGTGTTCATCGAAGGTATTCTCGAGGATATCACCGATCGTAAGAAAGCTGAGCAGGATCTGGCTGACCTGAACCGTCATCTGGAGCAGCTCGTCCGTGATCGTACCGAGGATCTGGTCAACAAGGCCCGTGAGCTCGAAGAAGCGAACCAGCGATTGCGTGAGCTTGACGAGATGAAGTCCGCCTTCCTCTCCTCAGTCTCTCACGAGCTGCGTACGCCGCTGACCTCCATTCTCGGTTTCTCCAAGTTGCTGCACAAGGAATTTGCCCGCAACTTCCTGCCCCTTGCCGCGGACCAGAAGCCGCTGCTCAAGCGTGGTGAGCGCATTCAGGAGAATCTCTCCATCATCAGTCATGAAGGCGAGCGTCTGACCCGTCTCATCAACGACGTGCTGGATCTCAACAAGATCGAATCCGGGCGTATGGGCTGGCGTGACGAGCGCATCAATCTGACCGAGATCATCGAGTTCGCCGTGCAGGCTGTTACCGGTATGTTCTCTCAGAATCCTGACGTTGACCTCGTCACTGAGATCGATCCGACGCTCCCGACTATTTTGGCCGACCCCGACCGCATGCAGCAGGTGCTCATCAATCTGCTCAACAATGCGGCCAAGTTTACCGAAGAGGGAACCGTCACGGTCCGTGCCTTCCCCCGTTTCGGGCAGGTGCGCGTCGAGGTCCAGGATACCGGTATGGGTATTCTCCCCGAAGATCAGGCTCAGATTTTCGAGAAGTTCCATCAGACCCGCACCGACACCATGGAAGACAAGCCCAAGGGTACCGGTCTCGGACTCACCATCTGCCGCGAGATTATCGAACACTACGGTGGCCGCATCTGGGTCGAGTCCGAAGGCGATCACGGGTCCACCTTCATCTTCACCCTGCCAGTCTCCCAGTAA
- a CDS encoding flagellar biosynthesis anti-sigma factor FlgM — protein MKGYEKRRAVSAADIETERVFDEFDATKSERGIRHEENDRASKIARLKEEVRSGKYRADVHDIARLLTSAMDPTL, from the coding sequence ATGAAGGGTTATGAGAAACGCCGTGCCGTAAGTGCGGCGGATATAGAAACCGAACGCGTGTTCGATGAATTCGACGCCACCAAGTCCGAAAGGGGCATCAGGCACGAAGAAAATGACCGCGCAAGCAAGATCGCCCGCCTCAAGGAGGAAGTGCGCTCAGGCAAGTACCGCGCCGATGTCCACGACATCGCCCGGCTCCTGACCTCAGCCATGGATCCCACCCTGTAA
- a CDS encoding glycosyltransferase, whose translation MPDIHRVCLIDTNPLIAAAFEEAGCEVLRISTGQTRFFNLPPVLEENGFVPDMLVQTETLANRSLVVGLDTLDCPTLFWAMDPHLNAYWHSAYANLFDVTCSTQRKLLPRLREQGAEDVRWLPMCGRERGWKDMADRAHDITFVGRVSAHRPARKWMIELLRSHGEQYDVALEHSLTYGDMLNLYEDSRLVPNESIFGEVNFRLFEGASCGCLVLSQNLGDEQEALFEPGREFDTYSDVVELDDKLRRYLKNPRLMQTMGRAARERVLADHLPKNRAQSMLEFAADASRRRATGPDAEKWLALTAAAMWESGLLPIPMGELLERLKKLEQGPEVAAALLQVQTRAGMDKVMKDNLTTILAADYYADSPVLNMAGSMASLAVEHWDGAKAFWYRHLKTLSGRDPQPPTEPWQLLTLWAKDLKRRDQIIRAGFPYDPNAHLPKVATDCLMLILKDMPEHLPTLRLLDTMLRPVVGLEQARVGYLSILTLHERNDWRLAFEIALANLKSYRLKSGMEELHVAREIARQQGQEAMFAKALAARDESGLLAARLG comes from the coding sequence ATGCCGGATATCCATCGCGTCTGCCTCATAGATACCAACCCGCTCATCGCTGCTGCCTTTGAAGAGGCGGGGTGCGAGGTCCTTCGTATTTCAACAGGTCAGACCCGTTTCTTTAACCTGCCTCCTGTGCTGGAGGAAAATGGTTTTGTGCCGGACATGCTCGTCCAGACCGAGACGCTGGCCAACCGGTCGCTGGTGGTCGGGCTGGATACGCTGGATTGCCCGACACTGTTCTGGGCCATGGACCCGCACCTGAACGCGTATTGGCACAGCGCATACGCCAACCTGTTCGATGTAACCTGTTCCACGCAGCGGAAGCTGTTGCCTCGTTTACGGGAGCAGGGTGCAGAGGACGTGCGCTGGTTGCCCATGTGCGGCCGTGAGCGCGGCTGGAAGGATATGGCGGACAGAGCGCACGACATTACATTTGTGGGGCGTGTCTCTGCTCATCGTCCGGCGCGTAAGTGGATGATTGAACTCCTTCGCTCCCATGGCGAGCAATATGACGTGGCGCTTGAGCACAGCCTGACCTATGGCGACATGCTCAATTTGTATGAGGACTCCCGTCTCGTTCCCAATGAATCCATCTTTGGTGAAGTCAATTTCCGTTTGTTCGAAGGGGCGTCCTGCGGCTGCCTCGTGCTGAGCCAGAATCTGGGAGATGAACAGGAAGCACTGTTTGAGCCGGGGCGTGAGTTCGATACCTATTCCGACGTGGTGGAACTGGATGACAAACTGCGCAGGTATCTCAAGAATCCGCGGTTGATGCAGACCATGGGCAGGGCTGCCCGTGAGCGGGTGTTGGCCGACCATCTTCCGAAGAACCGGGCGCAGAGTATGCTGGAGTTCGCGGCCGATGCGTCCCGTCGAAGGGCTACTGGCCCTGATGCCGAGAAGTGGCTCGCTCTGACCGCTGCCGCCATGTGGGAATCAGGGTTGTTGCCCATCCCCATGGGGGAACTGTTGGAGCGGCTCAAAAAGCTTGAGCAGGGGCCGGAAGTGGCTGCGGCGTTGCTGCAGGTGCAGACCCGCGCAGGCATGGACAAGGTCATGAAGGATAACCTGACGACCATCCTTGCCGCCGACTACTATGCGGATTCTCCGGTTCTCAACATGGCGGGCTCCATGGCCTCACTGGCAGTGGAGCATTGGGACGGCGCCAAGGCATTCTGGTATCGCCACCTCAAGACCCTGTCGGGGCGCGATCCGCAACCGCCCACTGAACCGTGGCAACTGCTGACGTTGTGGGCCAAGGACCTCAAGCGCCGGGATCAGATCATTCGGGCGGGCTTCCCCTATGACCCGAATGCCCATCTCCCCAAGGTGGCCACGGACTGCCTCATGCTTATTCTCAAGGATATGCCGGAACATCTGCCGACCCTCAGGCTGCTCGACACCATGCTTCGCCCTGTGGTGGGACTGGAGCAGGCCCGTGTGGGGTATCTGTCCATCCTCACCCTGCATGAGCGCAATGACTGGCGACTCGCCTTTGAGATTGCATTGGCCAACCTCAAGTCCTACCGCCTCAAGTCCGGAATGGAGGAACTGCACGTGGCCCGCGAGATCGCTCGCCAGCAGGGACAGGAAGCAATGTTCGCCAAGGCATTGGCTGCTCGAGATGAGAGCGGTCTGCTCGCTGCCCGATTGGGCTAG
- a CDS encoding PhoH family protein has protein sequence MAQKHFVLDTNVLIENPKCITALRNGVENQIYIPYTVLTELDGLKKDPRIGHIVSQAVRAILNDEDVHIFPPNYAETLTDPVMDDRILKETLHFGHEDAVLITNDRILQIKAKCFGIPSEEYRDSDPFRSESQRYTGFVDDEDDLVHNCFRWESGTPVFFGPEGPKAIGYSHEIWGVKPRSIYQNLALELMLQEGIDLVSIQSEAGYGKTFLSLAAALYLMLERKDNPYRKIYLVKPVVEIGAKMGYLPGDIEEKMLPYVKYIQDLLIKLHDIRPCNRIWADPESDNLKLNPKRFEVQPVAFIRGMNIENAVVIVDEMQNLSRGETRALLTRMGEGVKCICLGDTRQVDNPYLNEANNGLNWTVRKLKGYKNYAHMVLKGDRSRGPITDIVLKSKL, from the coding sequence ATGGCCCAAAAGCACTTTGTCCTCGATACCAACGTCCTTATTGAAAACCCGAAATGCATCACCGCCCTGAGAAACGGGGTGGAAAACCAGATCTACATTCCTTACACAGTCCTGACCGAACTGGACGGACTGAAAAAAGACCCGCGCATCGGCCACATCGTCTCTCAGGCCGTTCGCGCCATCCTCAACGACGAAGACGTCCACATCTTCCCACCCAACTATGCGGAGACCCTGACCGATCCGGTCATGGACGATCGCATCCTCAAGGAAACCCTTCACTTCGGCCACGAAGACGCGGTGCTCATCACCAATGACCGCATCCTGCAGATCAAGGCCAAGTGCTTCGGCATTCCCAGTGAGGAATATCGCGACTCCGACCCGTTCCGGTCAGAATCGCAGCGCTACACGGGATTCGTGGATGATGAAGACGACCTTGTTCACAACTGCTTCCGCTGGGAATCGGGCACTCCGGTCTTCTTTGGTCCGGAAGGCCCCAAAGCCATCGGCTACTCCCATGAGATATGGGGGGTGAAGCCGAGAAGCATATACCAGAACCTTGCCCTGGAGCTCATGCTGCAGGAGGGTATCGATCTGGTGTCCATCCAGTCCGAGGCAGGCTACGGCAAGACCTTCCTGTCATTGGCCGCGGCCCTCTATCTCATGCTGGAGCGCAAGGACAACCCCTACCGCAAGATCTATCTGGTCAAGCCGGTGGTGGAGATCGGCGCCAAGATGGGCTACCTGCCCGGCGACATCGAGGAAAAGATGCTGCCGTACGTCAAGTACATTCAGGACCTGCTCATCAAGCTGCACGACATCCGCCCCTGCAACCGCATCTGGGCAGACCCGGAAAGCGACAACCTCAAGCTCAACCCCAAAAGGTTCGAAGTCCAGCCCGTGGCCTTCATCCGCGGCATGAATATCGAAAATGCCGTGGTTATTGTAGACGAGATGCAGAACCTGTCACGCGGCGAGACCCGCGCCCTGCTCACCCGCATGGGCGAAGGCGTCAAGTGCATTTGCCTCGGCGACACCCGACAGGTGGACAACCCCTACCTCAACGAAGCGAACAACGGTCTCAACTGGACCGTGCGCAAGCTCAAGGGCTACAAAAACTACGCCCACATGGTCCTCAAGGGCGATCGTTCCCGCGGTCCCATCACGGACATCGTACTCAAGTCCAAGCTCTAA
- a CDS encoding PilZ domain-containing protein — protein sequence MAETVQGIIFVLTDTPAIYGSEMDRGGVPPVFVRDIDTLITRLADVTVAGMVLEISKVMKAERKDRDRLFSYSGTFPVLRTKINARHGYPIFLDSKDSFFANLEAVEGKRRRSHERKKVTLSCSFSSEDDPSMAQPMEATIRDISSGGCFISTDQLPDGQPFLHVCIPELGCNRPIFSSVRWTRCEGDDKKHCGMGVFFIDIGDEQVKAIEEYQP from the coding sequence ATGGCTGAGACTGTTCAAGGCATCATCTTCGTTCTGACCGATACACCCGCCATATATGGTTCCGAGATGGATCGCGGCGGCGTGCCGCCCGTATTCGTGCGCGATATCGATACACTTATCACCCGTCTGGCCGACGTCACCGTGGCCGGCATGGTGCTCGAAATTTCCAAGGTCATGAAGGCCGAGCGGAAAGACCGTGACCGGCTGTTCAGCTACTCCGGCACATTCCCTGTGCTGCGGACCAAGATAAACGCCCGTCACGGATACCCGATTTTTCTTGATTCCAAGGATAGCTTTTTCGCCAACCTTGAGGCCGTTGAAGGCAAACGAAGGCGTAGCCATGAACGCAAAAAGGTGACGCTGAGTTGCTCATTTTCCAGCGAAGACGATCCCAGTATGGCTCAGCCCATGGAAGCCACCATTCGGGATATCTCTTCTGGTGGGTGCTTCATCAGTACCGATCAGTTGCCCGACGGACAGCCCTTTCTTCATGTGTGCATCCCTGAGCTGGGCTGCAACCGTCCCATTTTTTCCAGTGTTCGCTGGACGCGCTGTGAAGGGGACGACAAAAAGCACTGTGGCATGGGTGTCTTTTTCATCGACATCGGTGATGAACAGGTCAAGGCCATCGAGGAATATCAGCCGTAA